The following coding sequences are from one Hyphomicrobiales bacterium window:
- the hisI gene encoding phosphoribosyl-AMP cyclohydrolase: protein MSFPPPSAETEIQELGDRFAPRFDANGLVTAVAVDHATKRVLMVAHMNADAIQATLQSGYAHYWSRSRASLWKKGESSGELQKLQALYVDCDQDALIVEVSVEGRGSACHNGFASCFYRVVQSKTGDWVLHTHEQPLVSKDTLYGGS from the coding sequence ATGTCATTCCCGCCACCGTCTGCCGAAACCGAAATTCAGGAACTTGGCGACCGTTTCGCGCCGCGCTTCGACGCAAACGGCCTGGTGACGGCCGTTGCCGTCGATCATGCGACAAAGCGGGTCCTGATGGTCGCGCATATGAATGCGGACGCAATCCAGGCGACCCTGCAGTCGGGATACGCCCATTATTGGTCGCGCTCGCGGGCATCGCTTTGGAAGAAGGGCGAATCGAGTGGCGAACTTCAAAAACTGCAGGCGCTCTATGTCGATTGTGACCAGGACGCGCTGATCGTAGAGGTCAGCGTCGAAGGGCGCGGAAGCGCCTGTCACAACGGCTTCGCGTCCTGCTTTTACCGCGTGGTGCAAAGCAAGACCGGCGATTGGGTGTTGCACACGCACGAGCAGCCGCTTGTCTCCAAAGAT
- the folE gene encoding GTP cyclohydrolase I FolE, with product MDAILDSLKTSEARPAHARPSREEAEEAVRTLIAWAGDDPTREGLIDTPKRVAKAYGELFSGYDADIEEILDRVFEEVEGYQDIVLLKDIPFHSHCEHHMVPFVGKAHIAYYPRAGVVGLSKLARLVDAYARRLQTQEAMTAQISMAIEEYLGPRGVAVMVEGEHMCMSMRGIRKAGSSTITTRFTGVFEEADEQVRFLTLVRG from the coding sequence ATGGACGCGATCCTCGACAGCCTGAAAACGTCCGAGGCACGCCCGGCCCACGCGCGCCCGTCGCGCGAAGAGGCCGAAGAGGCGGTTCGCACGCTGATCGCCTGGGCGGGCGACGATCCGACCCGTGAGGGTCTGATCGACACGCCCAAGCGCGTCGCCAAGGCCTATGGTGAACTGTTTTCCGGCTATGATGCTGATATTGAAGAGATTCTCGACCGGGTGTTCGAGGAAGTCGAAGGCTATCAGGACATCGTCCTGCTCAAAGACATCCCCTTTCACTCGCACTGTGAACACCACATGGTGCCGTTCGTCGGTAAGGCGCATATCGCTTATTACCCGCGCGCCGGTGTCGTTGGCTTGTCCAAGCTTGCCCGTTTGGTCGACGCCTATGCGCGCCGCCTGCAGACTCAAGAGGCGATGACGGCACAAATCTCTATGGCCATCGAAGAGTATCTCGGGCCACGCGGCGTCGCCGTGATGGTGGAAGGCGAGCATATGTGCATGTCGATGCGCGGCATTCGCAAAGCCGGATCCTCGACGATCACGACGCGCTTTACCGGCGTGTTCGAAGAAGCCGACGAACAGGTGCGCTTCTTGACGCTTGTGCGCGGATAG
- a CDS encoding iron-sulfur cluster assembly scaffold protein: protein MLDDLYSARLLSLSANIPNLGRLDAPQGSSTRHARMCGSVVTVDVVLNSDGLVCEFAQDVKACALGQASAAVLGEGVMGASPKEVSQARDGLRSLLAGEDVAFGDRFADLSIFEAVRDYKARHASVMLAFEATAQAMEQALEEAPASQAEPVS, encoded by the coding sequence ATGCTTGACGATCTATATAGCGCACGACTGCTATCGCTTTCGGCCAATATTCCCAATCTCGGCCGTCTGGACGCCCCGCAGGGCAGTTCAACACGTCATGCGCGGATGTGCGGTTCGGTGGTCACCGTCGATGTTGTTCTCAATTCTGATGGTTTGGTCTGCGAGTTTGCGCAGGACGTCAAAGCCTGTGCGCTTGGACAAGCCTCGGCGGCCGTTTTGGGGGAAGGGGTTATGGGTGCTTCGCCGAAGGAGGTCAGCCAGGCTCGCGACGGGCTTCGATCCCTGCTTGCTGGCGAGGATGTGGCGTTTGGTGACCGTTTTGCCGATCTGTCGATCTTTGAGGCGGTGCGTGACTACAAGGCGCGCCACGCGTCGGTGATGCTTGCCTTTGAAGCGACGGCGCAGGCCATGGAGCAAGCACTGGAAGAGGCACCGGCAAGCCAGGCCGAACCGGTCTCGTGA
- the yidD gene encoding membrane protein insertion efficiency factor YidD, with protein sequence MTTVLRAFIRFYQLTLSSIFGRTCRHMPSCSAYTDEAIALHGAWPGVWMGAARIWRCRPLGSSGLDPVPERLNPQARWYTPWRYGHWTGAHIPKDHRLPD encoded by the coding sequence GTGACGACGGTTCTCAGGGCTTTTATTCGCTTCTACCAGCTGACGCTTTCCTCGATCTTTGGGCGTACCTGCCGGCATATGCCTTCTTGTTCGGCTTACACCGACGAGGCGATTGCCCTGCACGGCGCATGGCCCGGCGTTTGGATGGGAGCGGCGCGCATCTGGCGTTGTCGGCCGCTTGGGTCATCCGGTCTAGACCCGGTGCCGGAACGCTTGAACCCGCAGGCGCGCTGGTATACGCCCTGGCGCTATGGGCACTGGACCGGCGCCCATATACCCAAAGATCATCGGCTGCCGGACTAA